The following nucleotide sequence is from Juglans microcarpa x Juglans regia isolate MS1-56 chromosome 6D, Jm3101_v1.0, whole genome shotgun sequence.
GTGCAGGGTTTGAAGAAAGAATACAGCTATAACAAGATACTCAAGGACCTCAAGAAGGAGTTTTGCTGCAATGGTACAGTTGTCCAAGACCCAGAACTAGGACAGGTAGGTATTTTACCTAGTTGGTGCCTTTCTGCTTTGTTTGCCTTCTTCAAATGCTGACACTCTTGTGTGTTATGCAAAATTTTGATATTCTTTTGTGTATAGGTTATTCAACTTCAAGGAGATCAGCGAAAGAATGTCTCCACCTTCCTTGTCCAGGTAACTACTTACCACATTTTAGATTTGTCTGGATGTGGTTAAATGTTGATATTCCCTGTACTTTTTATCCCTTTTTATTCGGTTGTGAATAGCCTTATCAATATTATACTTGAACCCGTTTTCTATAATGAATATTTCTTTGCTTGCGAAATACTTGcctatttttttccttactgAAGCGCTTTCCTGTAATTTAATATTAGTGTGATTCATtgttacttaccaaaaaaatattagtgTGATTCATTGCTGGTATctaatttttgtgtgttttgatTGTGGAGAACAGGCTGGCATTGTGAAAAAAGAACATATAAAGATTCATGGTTTCTGAGCTGCAGCAACTGAAAAAGCTAGCTCTCTGCATGCATGGTTATGCCCTTATATGTTAGTGCCAGACATGTTATCGAACTTCTAGTATGGTCATGATCCTATTATGTCACTTAACGGTGTAGTGTGTTCACCACTTTGGTGTGTTTCTCTTCTGGTGTGTTCTAGTTATCCGTGTTTGTGTGGCGATCATGGAATTACTCATGATGAGTACTTGTGTCTGTGTCCTTAATAACAATCACTCGTATAAAAAATCTGATGTCAAGTTGCGAATTTGTCTTTTGAATTATTAGAACTCCAGCAGCTGCTAAGGAAATCGATATATGTTTACATTACTGCTTGTTATAAAAACTGTGTTTGGGATAGGCTGTGGCTGAAGTTTTGCtacttcaaaaaaattgttttaaaacagGAACGTGGTACAAAGTTCGAATACAGTTTACCATGTTTGAGCCTTGGCAAGTCACGTACAAAATCAGTAAGCTTCCCtttacatgtattaaaaaaaaaaaattacgtacAAAACCAGTTGCATTTTGCTAGTGGAATCGTATGTCCAAATTCGTACGGTAGAACTCtatttaatacttaaaattttgACTCTCGAACTCGTTGTTTTAGACAGTTTTTGGGTACTTGGTTGGAGATGATGGACTTCCTCCATACATCTGTATCTTGAATGCAACGTACAGATGGTTTATCTCAATGTATTAATTTTGACAGAGCAAATAACTACTTGCTGAAGCATATATATTCcttgtgtttttgtttattattcgctttctatttaaaatcaaacaaataataattaaaatagaaagcTACTTCTTGTACATACCCTCCATtaagataagaaaaattaatgtttatgtGTGTATAGCCGCATTTCTTGTCTTGTATAGCGTCGTGTTCTCAATAATATCTACATAAGATGAATCATGACATACGTTTAACCTTTATTGGTAGTTAAATTTACTCCTACTTTTATATTGATTGAGATTTGAGAAGATGTCAGctttattattcttcttcttattctagGGATCATCGGACCATGATGCATATTTGTTTATGAACCAATTAAAGTGCCAAATCACGTCCatctaatttttctcttttctattgAGTTTGCTTTAATCGCATGCTAGCTTCATCTTGGACATAAAAGTTGAATACTTTAGGAGAATATAGAGGCACCTAACATGGGACATAATCATGATGCTGACATGCATGCcatcttttagattttcatcGAATTCTTGCATGGGAATGCATGCGAAAGACAAGAACTAtgagatgataataataataataatgataatgtaAGATTATAAGTATGTGACGATGATTGGAGAACATAAAAAGTATGACAAATTCATTAATTGTAATgagtgctagctagctagctccaagAAAGGAATACAccttgtttgaatattaattaatgtgatgTAAATTCAAACCAAGTAATTGGACTGAAAAAGCTTCAGATATTTTCAAGATCACCTTAACATTAATCATGCGCGCCCTATAATGTACAATATATATGGTACTTGTTATATATAATGGTTCATCAAAAAAGTTCATGCATAGATGAACaaattatacacacacacacaatccATAAACTAACCCAATTGTTAACGCCCCAAAAATAACGCAGTCCGAAAAGAGAGAAAGATCCATTCCCAGATGCGCTGAAGTGGGATGAGCCTCGATCGGTGAAGTATGGAGCCCCTGACAATGATCCAATGCTGTTGTACGGTGTCCGTGTGTACGTCTATGGCAGTGAACAGTATttaatgtgaagaaaataaggagagatGAACACACTAATTTACATGGTTCGGTACTAGGTCTACGTCCACAGGATTTTGGAGATGggagattccactataatatgcttgtttacaaTCTCTTATGGTCTCTAGTCCTCACTCTACAATGAAGATCTGATTTGTCTCATCTCCTCTCTTGGATTCTCTATGTCATGAggttaaagaaaatgaagttctCCCAAGAAGCCTGGCCCAAAAATCTCTCCAACCGTCCCAAAACAGGTCCCTGAAATCTTAGGCACCTCTCCCTTTTATCTCCTGCCTCATTCGTTTTATGTCACTTCTATTTACTTTACGTCAAATTACTCATTTTCTCTCCTGACACATTGCCCATTATCTTCCCTTGTCCCTTCTCTatcccatttttctctcttcctttgtcttctagtgataACCCCTTGATGAGCTGGGCCTTGAGAACTATTTTGGACCTGGTGTATTTTACCCAGCCCCTCACACCAATAATTAATGTATCTCCAATGTTCGGCTgcatgtataatatatatggattAAAAGCTAGCCATAAGAGACCATGatcttttataatctttttattgcATGCAGTAACgagattttattgaaatacTAACCATATTATTAATGTAATTCATAGTCCTACGAAAGATTAATTAAACATGCATAGGCCTGACATTCTTCTACTTAAGGATCGATCATTAGCATATTGGAATGTTTCCTGCATGCCTTTTATACTGTGAGTATTTAATATACAATTTACTACTGTCACCGAACGCACCGACCCTTCCAACTAACATTCTACTCCTTTTTATTCTTACCTTCCGTTCTTCATCCCCTGTACTGGGAATGTTTTTTCTAATTCTTTCCAGTATTTAAGCGCCTCCACTTCACGGCCTATATATATCTGCCCCATTGCTTCTTCTTAGTACAACCTCAGATGTCCTAATtaattgctctctctctctctctctctctctctctctgtgtaaaaTATGGCTGACTTGGATCAGTGTGGTTCTACTGAAACTGTTTTGGACTCTGAAGGTAATTGTTACCCTCGCTTTCAATGTCAATAATCATGTCCTTGCatgcctttttttatta
It contains:
- the LOC121234852 gene encoding protein translation factor SUI1 homolog 1-like — translated: MSELDAQIPTTFDPFAEANAEDSGAGSKEYVHIRIQQRNGRKSLTTVQGLKKEYSYNKILKDLKKEFCCNGTVVQDPELGQVIQLQGDQRKNVSTFLVQAGIVKKEHIKIHGF